The stretch of DNA CCCACAAATAGAAAAGGATAAGTAAATTCCAAAGCATTCACTACTGAGAGACAGCATAATTATAAGGTGGGAAAGGACAAGCTCTGTCTTCCCCCTTTGTCAGATTTGTTAGCTTCTAAGCACATTTTAATGATTGATATTATAATCAATCATCAGCCATCATACCACTCAACAGTTGAATAATTTGCTTCCattgtttattcttttttattaaaaaaaaaagccacaatATTGCAGAATTTAGAAAATAACACCACCTCCCCTGAAACATGTATAAAGGAACCAACCAAAAGAATCcactgaaaaaagaaaacataataacaataattttaaaaatgtcgTACTAGAAGTGTGTAAAATATTGTCATGTAGTTCGACCTCCAGAAAGTGGTGTTGGTTGCGTGAAAGGGATCACTCAAATAGGCCATCGCATTTCATGTCCTCGTTGAATAAGTGAAACATAAAGACTAGTAATAATGAAAGTTATCTGTATAGTACGTAAGTctcgtgtatttttttaaaaactagataaatacaataaacgtataaaaaaactcactttttaatactgaattttattatttttaaaatagaatatacaGAATTTACTCATTCTAAGATgagtaattttattcttaagtcTGTTTACTCTCTAACACCACACACCAGTGATGTAGTAAACCCGATTTCTTAAAAACGGTATAATGAAGcttcccccttctctctctcccccttcttGCCGAATCCATCTTCTCCCCTCCCTCCCTTcgtccctccctccctctgCGAATCTCTGTCCCCCTTCCCAAAACCGGAGTTTAGTCACTCAAGAGAGAGAAAACGAGCCCCAAGTTTTCATTACCCAGAAAAGACATGGAAGAATCGACTGGTTTGGGCCTTACCCAAAAAAGAATACCACTGAAACTATTAGTGTAAAGTTTTCATCTTTATCACGCTTAGAgctttttacttaaaataaagtAGTGGGAATAGATAAATAAGCAGGCTTTACTATCTGTGAGCCTCTGCTCATAGTAAGTCTCAATTCAATggcattgaaaagaaaaaaagcttatttgtgttttgtaatttttcctctgtttttgaGCTTCTGCATATGGATATTTTCTCTGAAAGGTGAAAACTTTGAAGGCAACTCCAAAAGAACCACTCTCATCCCTAAAAAAACGTAAAACAACAAACTCTAAAGCATAAAATCTCAATCCACCCTATACGATCCATCCATGCCATGAAACAGTCCACAAAGAGAATGACgtgctcagagagagagagagagagagagagagagactcttAGACCATGCGCGTAGATCCAAAGACAAGAGTCACGACGGAGCAGAGTAAATCCCACCTCAAGAACGGGGAGGTGGAGAGGGCAGCAGAGGTGGGGCTAGATGCTGGGGCTTCAACAGTTTGGACTTGAGCTGTACCGACCAATGAGAGAATAATGGCCATGAGAGTCATCAACAACAAAGTCTTGGAGATAGCCAACATTTGTGAGAATACCTTATCTCTTCCTCTAGATCTTTGAATGAATAAAAGAGAGAGTCCGACAAAGAAGGGTTTGTTGTAGTTCATGAAAACGGTGTTCTTTGGATATGGTGTGGAATTCTCATCTTGCTGCTTTGTTTTTAATGGgaataaaaatttctttaaataatCAACTGTTACGCGAAACCTTGCacaacaatgaaaataaataattgtttttcaTGTTTAACTATTGCTTGTTTTTGACATCTTAAGTCATGCAAGAAAAAGGTCCATGTGTTATTTGGTTGGGCTTCGACAGGGAGGGAGAGAGCAGAGAAAGAAGCGTAGAGAGAGAACGTGAGAGGAGAAATTCGAATGGAAGATTCGGAAAGAATGTGGAAAATTTAAAGAGTAGTctaaagaattatttaaaataaataaataaataaaagcctACTCAGCTCAagtggtgtgtggtgttggagacTTAAGTGGCCTAAGAGTATAATTACTATTCTAAgattatacataatattaagattattatttatcaatatgttatatttttaaatagttttataagtACTATTTACTGCATTAGATTCTCAAACTCAACTAAATTCAATCTAACTTTAAAccgagtctaacatctaaacatgtaactctcaaattactaaattcatttcaacttaaaatcttCTTATACGTGAgatccacaactttttttaacttaaaatatctttatacgtgagacccacaatattttttaattttttataaaaagtattaaacttatcttaacattcaaacacactttaaattcaatttaaatagactctatataattttttttactatttcactcattactattcaaaaaaaattaaactcaaatcAACTGAGCTGATCTCTACAAACGCAGCGTAAAAAAACCAGCATCCAAAGTagtttatatgtaaaatattttatgttctttcCATTTATAAAGGGTCCTAGAAAAGACTGCATATAGGATTGAAGTTGCCAGCCAAGAACATCATCCTTGGAACAAAAGTAGTTGAAGTCCATTTGATTCCAAAATCCAAAGTCTAAGCGCGAGCGGAAGAGACTCTTGCTGGACACATTGCATCACCATCATAACTTAATAAGACAATAACAGGACCGAACAAACAGACTGatactgtttttaataaatatatccACTTCAATTGCTTCTCTTCTACTTCCCCACTCTTTTCCTCAGCAGTGAAAAAGCTCGTCCCTTTCCATATTCTCTTTCTCATAAATACTGCACCAACTCAACCAATCCCCACGAATACCATCCCGTCTTCTCCCTCATCTCAATCCTTCGTCTTCCCAGCCAATTGCTAGCTGGATTCTTACCCAAACCATTTCTGGAGTTCCCAGTTCCCATCATAATGAATGGCAGGAACagtcttcctttcttctttgccGTTCTTCATTTCGTAGTCTTGATAAagctctctctctgtctctccccgGATGGCCTGTCGTTGCTCTCTCTTAAATCTGCCGTGGATCAGCCGTCGGGCGGCTATGAAGCTTTCTCCGACTGGAACGAGAACGACACTACGCCGTGCCGTTGGACCGGCATTTCCTGCATGAATGTCTCGGGGTTCAGCGATCCACGCGTCGTTGGGATTTCCATTGTAGGGAGGAATCTGAGGGGGTATATTCCGTCTGAGCTCGGTACCCTGGCCTATCTCCGGCGACTCAACCTCCACAACAACAACTTCTATGGCTCCTTACCTTCCCAGCTCTTCAACGCCACCTCGCTGTACAGTATCTTCCTTTACGGTAACAATCTCTCCGGTTCCCTTCCACCGTCTATCTGCAACCTCTCCGGGCTCCAAAACCTCGATCTTTCAAACAATTCCCTCTCCGGACCAATCCCCAATGATCTAAAGAATTGCAAGCAGTTGCAGCGGCTGATTCTCGCGAGGAATAAGTTCTCTGGAGAGATTCCGACGGGAATTTGGACGGAAATGCAGTACCTGATCCAAATCGATCTCTCGGAGAACGATCTCAACGGATCGATTCCGGAAGATATCGGCAATCTTAGCTCTCTCTCCGGCACGCTGAATCTCTCGGTCAATCATCTGTCGGGCAAACTCCCAGAATCGCTTGGGAATTTAGCTGTGACAGTGAGTTTCGATCTCCGAAACAATAATTTCAGCGGCGAAATACCTCAAACGGGGTCGTTCGCGAACCAGGGACCCACCGCGTTCCTCGAGAATCCTCTGCTCTGTGGGTTTCCTCTGCAAAAAAAGTGTCCCGATTCCGAGGCTGAGAGTCCAAAATGGGCCCCGAAAGCTGAAAATAGAACAAGAAAAGGTCTAAGACCCGGTTTGATCTTACTGGTATCCTTAGGTGACGCAGCTGGAGTTGCAGTCCTCGGCGTAGTAATCGTTTTCGTATACTGGAAAAAGAAAGGCAACTCAAATGGTTGTAGCTGCACAGGGAAAAGCAAACTCGGAGGAAACCAGAAAACGCGGTTATGTGCTTGTACTTGCGTGTGCGCCAAAGGCTTCAAAGACGAGGATTCTGAAATCGAGGACGGAGAGAAAGTAGAGGGAGGGGAAGGAGGAGAGCTGGTAGCGATTGACAAAAGGTTCACGTTCGAGCTAGACGAGCTGTTGAGGGCGTCGGCGTACGTGCTCGGGAAGAGCGGGTTTGGGATAGTATACAAGGTGGTGCTGGGGAATGGGATCCCAGTGGCGGTGCGGAGGCTGGGAGAGGGAGGCGACCAGCAAAGGTACAAGGAGTTTGTGGCGGAGGTACAGACCATTGGGAAAATCAAGCACCCCAACATTGTGAGGTTGAGAGCTTATTATTGGGCTCCCGACGAGAAGCTTCTGATAAGCGATTTCATCTCCAATGGCAACCTGGCTTCTGCTCTTCGCGGTGAGTGTCGGAGCCTGTCTTTTCAAATTCTTCAAATCCTATGCCTTTTGGCCTCTGGCACCTTTGTTTGTTTGCTTGCTTGCATAATAAAAGTTGTGTTGTTCTAGGGAGAAATGGTAAGCCTTCAACGAGCCTGTCATGGTCTACCAGGCTGAAGATTGCAAAGGGAGCAGCCCGGGGCTTGGCCTACCTCCATGAATGCAGTCCAAGAAAGTTTGTGCATGGTGACATCAAACCATCTAACATCCTACTCGACAACGAATTCCAATCCTACATTTCTGATTTTGGCCTCAACCGATTGATCAGCGTCGCCGGCATCAACAATCCCTCTTCATCGGGTGGCTTCATCGGCGGTGCTCTGCCTTACCAGAAGTCCGTCCAAACCGAGCGTGTCCACAGCTACAGAGCCCCCGAGGCACGCATCCCCGGCAACAGACCCacccagaaatgggacgtgttTTCTTTTGGAGTTGTGTTGCTAGAACTACTTACCGGGAAGTCGGCAGAGATTTCTCCTACCACTTCGACTTCAGTGGAAGTCCCGGATTTGGTGAGGTTGTCGAGGAAGGGATTCGAAGAAGGAAAGCCGCTCTCAGACATTGTAGACCCAATGTTGCTACAAGCAGTTCATGCCACTAAAGAGGTGCTTGCACTGTTCCATGTGGCGCACGCTTGCACAGATGCAGACCCCGAGGTTCGGCCTCGAATGAAAAACGTGTCGGAAAATATTGGCAGGATCGGAACGTGAAGCAAGTGATCCAGACCTTATGCAAGCCCATTGACTCATTGCTATCAATATCCATTATTGTTCTTgccaaataatatatatatatatatatatattttttgtaattaagaagaGATAGTTGTAATGTTTAGAATCCTAGATCCCACCATATTTAACGTTGAGGCCAACATTATTCGTGGAAACCTTAAATGTTGTGAGATCTATTTGCATGTGagatctatttaattataaagagattttataaaaataaattgatataacatGTTACATGAacccatatcaatttatgattttatttttataaaatccttttataaCGGTTACACTTCTCtttattatgtatatatttcataattgaacaatattttcttcGAAATAAATAATTCTTAATCAGTACCAATATCAGGTGAGTTTTATCAAAATTGTGGTGAAATTCAGAATTTTGCAACATATCTAGTTGACTatattaaatttcttattcacacGTCACATATAAGACATTAAAACTACGCTTGGATGTTGATGTGAtttcaaattatctaaattgatctatgaataatagtattttgtagATCTTATTGAGACGTGTTTAAATGTAAACATATTAAAatttgtgtttaaatgtataaagtatgttgagattttttatgaaaagttcaAAAAGTAGTACGTCCTATCAATGAATGTTTTGAAATGGATTGAGGTAGATTTGCCAACCAAACACAGTctaagaatgttttttttttttttttaaatggaacaGTCTAAGAATGTTAGTTTGCAAAGgtagaataataataacaataataacttattacatatataattttcgaaaCAAGCAAAGCAATCCACGTTATTATATTCTCTTCataatcatttatttaaatatttagacTTGGAAAACAAATCATAATGGTAAATATTTacgataattttattattgactCATCCTCTCTTGGGTGCTTGATAAGCTAAAAATAATCTCCTTCATTTCATATGAGATTATGTAACCACcatcttcatttcatttgaacTTATAGTATCCAATTAGCATATAATatgaagtttttgaatcattttacCTAAAAATTTAATCActtttattagaaatataatGACCAACATAGTTTGAgagcaaattttatttattgttttaaattttataatcatCAGTATATCTTAACGAGACATATTTTAAGTAACTTATACAGAATGTAAAGtgaaaaaagtttaaatatttttatattttacacaataaaatatttaaaatactatatatgtagtacatgatttttttaagattaaatttatacaataatataatttgacatgacacattaatatttattttatatgttttataattttatagatgtGAATTTTCATGGCACTTCTCTTTTATTGTTACATAAAGGTTATCACTCGTCAATCTTTTTAAGTTTCACCCGTCCAACTAGGGGTGCCCCTTCCCCCCTTTCTGCATGGGTGTAGGATTGGATTTCTTTCTCCGGAATCCATTCCCGCACAATGGGGACGGGGCGGGCCGGACCTTTGCTCCATCCCCCCATCCACCACGCACTCACATGCTATTAtgcacaaaattcacaaaaaaaatataatgaaatacaataaaaaatctacaaGAGCACAATAATTTCACAATGATGAAAGAGATATCTTAGACTCACAGAAGGAGAGAGCCTGAGAAGGAGAGATGACATTGTGGCGAGGATCAAAAGAGAGACGGCGTCGTGAGCTGCGGTGAGATTGAGAGCCAGTGAGCCACTCGGGAAGGGATGAAACATGGAAGAGACTCGAGGGATATGGTTAAGGAAAACACTATTTTGCCCTCACAATTGTACCCAGctttttaaatttcgtaccgtactgaccggtacggccgaaatttttcgtttcggccgtccggccggtacaagTATTATACCTGTTCCATACCGGCTGGTATCGGccaatatttcggcctgtgtttttttttttcgttttttcaaactacaagcttattttttaacccccaattcagactagactatttataatttatatatatatgtatttatatataatttatttatatatagactattattttagaatataatttttatatatataatttattcatatatcgactatcccgaaacgttatacTCTATCTCGAAACgataccggtatcgaaatatttcgttccagtgccttgatcggtacggcgtccggtacggtattcaaaatattgattgtaCCGCCCTAGTTGATCGTTggtcaaactttttttttttttatttagtgattttaagtgtaatgatatatttttttatttttaaaaaatattaaaaaatgtgaaaagaaaaaagcataaaaaaaataaaaaaccaaagagCTGAGCGGTAAAGGCTAGGCGGCAAGTAGCGTTGCCCTATGGTTAAATTAAACTTCCGAAacgacttattaaaaaaataataatttcattatcaaaattatacatataattatatatattgggtTGGGCCTAAGCCCAGCCCCGCTGGCAGGGTTGCCCGCCTCGGGGCCCGCCCAGCACCCATTTCCACTGCAGGGCGGGGGGGACCGCCCCCGCATGAGCCAGCGGGTCGTCCCCCGCCACCCACCCCTACGTCCAACGAGAAAAGTTACTGAAACGCATGACGTGGCGCTCCTCCACTTGCTGCGTGACGCACCGTAGCAGATTTATTTCTCGGAGCagtcctttttctctttttttatcttctccTCGTTACCACTTGAAAAAGTACTGCTCGTCATTTGGTAAAGCCTTCCACTCTCTGCCGAGCTGAGCTCCGGTAATTCTTGGATCCGTTGCTCTCAGGCGCGcccttttgtttcctttctcgTCTTTCCGTGTAAGGTAAAGTTTTCCCCCTTTCGCTTGGCTTGtgttattaattttgtttgtgATAATGAGGTGTTGTGTGACTGACACTAAGAAATTCAAATCAGGGTTTGGGTTTAAATCGTCCTGTTTGGttcctaaattttttattactcaTATAGGATAAGATGCGGTAtgagaaagtatttttgttaggatttttagttgtttttttcGTTTAATAAGTCACGGTTTGTAGTTTTTACCCTCTATTGGGATCGTGAGAAAAGAGCGTTAATTGAAGCTTAATACTCAAAATCATATCACTATTTGGACATGCCATTAGAGGTAAAAGCTACTTTCTCTGTTTCCaattagaaaagaaatcaaaaggaataaaagatACTTAGTCTGCCTAAGTTCAATGCATAGATTTGGTTAAAGGTTAGTAAATTCATGAATTACTTGATATCGTGTCATGGACGTTAGGTATTTAATTAGCACCATAAGGCTCCCGAGGCATCACTTCTGCTGCTCGGTATTCGTGTGTTTGCTCATGTGTGTCAACTTGTGTGACCTCTGGCACTCattatatcttattattatttttgtagtgTGGAGGAAGGAAATAAATTTTGGAGTTTAAGGACAGCCTGAGATGGTAAAGCCATTTTGAGTTTAGTTCTTGAATTGTTCTTCcgatttatttttgaaattgatgCAGTATTGACATTGTTATTGCTCGTTTCCAGTCTGCACTCTTCAACTTCCATGCGTTTTTAACAGTAGTGCTGCTGGGAATCTGTGCCTGTACttatttgaagatgcattttCCAGCGATCCTTGAACAGAGAACGGGGTATGTTCTCTCTGTTATTCTTATTGAGATTTTGTTTCCCTGATTGTTGTGTATGGTCAATAGAtcattattatagtttttttggttttgagattGTTGCACTGATTCATACTCtaccattcttcttcttctctagcAAGATTTGTAATGTCAAAGAACTTCCTGTGAGAGTGATAATGTCACAGAAATTCATGGGAGAGTGATTTGATTGCATCTTTGAAGCTTTTGCAGTAAACATGCTTTCTATTCTAGGCTTCTAGTAGTTAGCCTGTTATATAGTTAAAGGGTTAACTTCCCAATTAAGCTTAACATTCAACAAAAAGAATCGTCAGAGAGCATACTTTGAATGGCAAAATGGGTGTGCCTCACGTCACACTGAAGAATTTTTGTGTACCATAACACGATCCCGGACCCTACAATGGAAACCAACTCTGTATACCCACTACTTAGAAGATTTTCTTAGAGCCAGGCTACCCTAGGCTGAGTTCTTTTAGCTCCACACATGGTACATTGATGGATGAGGTCCTTCTGACTATTGTGGAGAACATTTTAGACCCTTGTTGTAGATGATATGACAATGTCAACCTGTACCATCTTCTATTGACTTCATAATTCTCTGAATCGCTTATAAACACATTTTCTGAAGATGACAAATATGTTCTTTTATAGAGTGAAATTTTATCGGAGTTGTCTGTTGTGATGGTCACCAGACAACCTGCAGAGATGTTTCGTAGACAGATTAGACGTTGTCTCCCTCCATCCCCCATTCTAGCTCTAATTACGGCTGGTTACTTCAAATTGTCTGAGCTCAATTAGTAGTTGTCTTTTTAATGtcaattttcattgttttttctttccaaacgtTTTTATGTCGAGCCTATTATCTATTTGAGTTATCCATGTTAAGCACAGTTTTGTATTATTAAAAGATTGATTGGCACagttatccatttttttttgggtcaacAGTTGATTGTCTTTAGTGATTACAATTGGCCCTAATGACTAAAATATGCTTATCTGACAGGTTTCGTGGTTTCTTTTGGAAGGCAGCTAGAATAGGTGGGCCTTTATTTAGATGTTGTACCATCATCTATCCACAGTAGTCCATGTTTTCCTGTTTCACTTCATTCTTTTGATTTCTCTTCTTGGGGACttcttgcttttcatttttttttttttccttttggatgGTGTGgttgataatttataaattatgatcGTTGACTTTGCAAGACAACTTGTAGTATTATTACCAAAGGGTCTGCAGAACTTCAGATTGCCCATTGATTGATGTCCA from Juglans microcarpa x Juglans regia isolate MS1-56 chromosome 3S, Jm3101_v1.0, whole genome shotgun sequence encodes:
- the LOC121257337 gene encoding receptor protein kinase-like protein ZAR1, which translates into the protein MNGRNSLPFFFAVLHFVVLIKLSLCLSPDGLSLLSLKSAVDQPSGGYEAFSDWNENDTTPCRWTGISCMNVSGFSDPRVVGISIVGRNLRGYIPSELGTLAYLRRLNLHNNNFYGSLPSQLFNATSLYSIFLYGNNLSGSLPPSICNLSGLQNLDLSNNSLSGPIPNDLKNCKQLQRLILARNKFSGEIPTGIWTEMQYLIQIDLSENDLNGSIPEDIGNLSSLSGTLNLSVNHLSGKLPESLGNLAVTVSFDLRNNNFSGEIPQTGSFANQGPTAFLENPLLCGFPLQKKCPDSEAESPKWAPKAENRTRKGLRPGLILLVSLGDAAGVAVLGVVIVFVYWKKKGNSNGCSCTGKSKLGGNQKTRLCACTCVCAKGFKDEDSEIEDGEKVEGGEGGELVAIDKRFTFELDELLRASAYVLGKSGFGIVYKVVLGNGIPVAVRRLGEGGDQQRYKEFVAEVQTIGKIKHPNIVRLRAYYWAPDEKLLISDFISNGNLASALRGRNGKPSTSLSWSTRLKIAKGAARGLAYLHECSPRKFVHGDIKPSNILLDNEFQSYISDFGLNRLISVAGINNPSSSGGFIGGALPYQKSVQTERVHSYRAPEARIPGNRPTQKWDVFSFGVVLLELLTGKSAEISPTTSTSVEVPDLVRLSRKGFEEGKPLSDIVDPMLLQAVHATKEVLALFHVAHACTDADPEVRPRMKNVSENIGRIGT
- the LOC121257339 gene encoding protein kish-like; amino-acid sequence: MSALFNFHAFLTVVLLGICACTYLKMHFPAILEQRTGFRGFFWKAARIGERLSPWVAVGCFTMGVSIIFF